The proteins below are encoded in one region of Paraburkholderia aromaticivorans:
- a CDS encoding CaiB/BaiF CoA transferase family protein, whose protein sequence is MTLPLAGVRVLDLSNVLAGPFCAYQLALLGAEVIKVEHPEGGDLARRLGADKDASARNMGTSFVAVNAGKQSVTLNLKDPRGKAILRDLVKTADVLVENFRPGVMTRLGLDFEALREVNPKLVYCAISGFGMDGEFSKRPAYDQIIQGISGVMSVTGDADSAPLRVGYPVSDTVGGLTAAFGICAALLDARATGHGRMLDVSMLEATLATMGWVVSNFLNAGVTPTPMGNENFTAAPSGTFKTGDGPLNIAANENKQFASLCQLIGRADLLDDPRFSERNARKLNRAALKAEIETALAHDSAANWEARFFEAGVPAGRVMSVPEILAHPHLESRRFIREFAADANTDRQRVTRAGFRLHDADTAPSTPAPVLSAHTREHLVALGYDDAHIDQLRAEGVV, encoded by the coding sequence ATGACGCTGCCGTTGGCTGGAGTCCGCGTACTGGACTTATCGAATGTATTGGCCGGGCCGTTTTGCGCGTATCAACTCGCGTTGCTCGGCGCCGAAGTGATCAAGGTCGAGCATCCAGAAGGCGGCGATCTGGCACGCCGTCTGGGCGCCGACAAGGACGCGTCGGCACGCAATATGGGCACCTCGTTCGTCGCCGTGAACGCGGGCAAGCAGTCGGTCACGCTCAATCTGAAAGACCCGCGCGGCAAGGCGATTCTGCGCGACCTCGTCAAAACGGCGGACGTGCTGGTCGAAAATTTCCGGCCCGGCGTGATGACGCGGCTCGGACTCGATTTCGAGGCGCTGCGCGAGGTCAATCCCAAACTCGTGTATTGCGCGATCTCCGGCTTCGGCATGGACGGCGAGTTTTCGAAACGGCCTGCTTACGATCAGATCATTCAGGGCATTTCCGGCGTGATGAGCGTGACCGGCGATGCCGACAGCGCACCGTTGCGCGTCGGCTATCCGGTGTCGGACACGGTGGGCGGCCTCACCGCGGCGTTCGGCATCTGCGCTGCGTTGCTCGACGCGCGCGCCACGGGCCACGGCCGCATGCTCGACGTGTCGATGCTTGAAGCCACGCTCGCGACCATGGGTTGGGTCGTCTCGAACTTCCTGAACGCCGGCGTCACGCCGACGCCGATGGGCAACGAGAACTTCACCGCCGCGCCGTCCGGCACGTTCAAAACCGGCGACGGCCCACTCAACATTGCCGCCAACGAGAACAAACAGTTCGCGAGCTTGTGTCAGTTGATCGGCCGGGCCGATCTGCTCGACGATCCGCGTTTTTCCGAGCGCAACGCCCGCAAGCTGAATCGCGCGGCATTGAAAGCGGAGATCGAAACGGCCCTCGCGCACGATAGCGCCGCGAACTGGGAAGCCCGTTTCTTCGAAGCCGGCGTGCCGGCCGGCCGCGTGATGTCCGTGCCGGAGATTCTCGCGCATCCGCATCTGGAGTCGCGCAGGTTCATCCGCGAATTCGCCGCCGATGCCAACACGGACCGCCAGCGCGTGACCCGTGCCGGTTTTCGTCTGCATGATGCCGACACGGCGCCGAGCACACCCGCGCCGGTTCTCTCCGCTCACACGCGTGAACATCTCGTCGCGCTCGGTTACGACGACGCACACATCGACCAACTACGCGCCGAAGGAGTGGTCTGA
- a CDS encoding MFS transporter produces the protein MASLPIDTSGASPHSSAGAQGLTPGVNARIDRLPATRAVWMLVFLLSIGGWFEFYDLFFTAYVGPGLVKSGVYSTTTASFFGVSGLGAFVAASFAGLFIGTFFLAGMADRYGRKTVFTVSLLWYSAATLIMALQSTAPAINLWRLIAGIGVGVELVTIDTYVSELVPKHLRGRAFAFVHLVQYTAVPSVAFLAWWLVPLTPFGLDGWRWVVIIGALGAVVVWAIRRRVPESPRWLAQQGRAAEAEQVLQALEAKVAAQYGKPLPPAVPTVEPATTKAAFREIWQPPYRKRAITMLVFNLFQAIGFYGFASWVPTLLVSKGVTITHSLLYSFVIAVSNPFGPLIGMAIADRIERKTLIVVSALGIAVFGSLFATQTSPAMLMTLGVLITLSGTLLSVGYHAYQTELFPTRLRARAVGFVYSMSRLSAMFSGFMIAFALRHFGVSGVFALISASMVMVMGAIGIFGPRTNNLNLDEISH, from the coding sequence ATGGCAAGCCTGCCGATCGACACGTCCGGCGCGTCGCCCCATTCAAGCGCCGGCGCGCAGGGGCTCACGCCCGGCGTCAACGCGCGCATAGACCGCCTGCCCGCGACGCGCGCGGTGTGGATGCTGGTGTTCCTCCTGTCGATCGGCGGCTGGTTCGAGTTTTACGATCTGTTCTTCACCGCGTACGTCGGCCCCGGTCTCGTCAAAAGCGGCGTCTACTCGACGACCACCGCGTCGTTCTTCGGCGTCTCCGGCCTTGGCGCATTCGTGGCGGCTTCGTTTGCCGGACTCTTCATCGGCACGTTCTTTCTGGCGGGGATGGCCGACCGCTACGGCCGCAAGACCGTGTTCACCGTGTCGCTGCTGTGGTACTCCGCCGCGACGCTCATCATGGCGCTGCAAAGCACGGCGCCCGCCATCAATCTGTGGCGCCTGATCGCCGGCATCGGCGTGGGCGTCGAACTGGTGACGATCGATACTTACGTCAGCGAACTCGTGCCTAAACATTTGCGCGGCCGAGCCTTTGCGTTTGTTCATCTGGTGCAGTACACGGCGGTGCCGTCGGTCGCGTTTCTCGCGTGGTGGCTGGTGCCGCTCACGCCATTCGGACTCGACGGCTGGCGCTGGGTCGTGATCATCGGCGCGTTGGGCGCGGTGGTGGTGTGGGCGATTCGCCGGCGTGTGCCGGAAAGCCCGCGCTGGCTCGCGCAACAGGGCCGCGCTGCCGAAGCCGAGCAGGTGCTGCAGGCGCTGGAAGCGAAAGTCGCCGCGCAATACGGCAAGCCGCTGCCGCCCGCCGTGCCGACCGTCGAACCGGCGACCACCAAGGCCGCCTTCCGCGAAATCTGGCAGCCGCCGTATCGCAAACGCGCGATCACGATGCTCGTCTTCAATCTGTTCCAGGCGATCGGTTTCTACGGCTTCGCCTCGTGGGTGCCGACACTGCTCGTCTCCAAAGGCGTGACCATTACGCACAGTCTGCTGTACTCGTTCGTGATCGCGGTTTCAAATCCGTTCGGACCGCTGATCGGCATGGCGATCGCGGACCGCATCGAACGGAAAACGTTGATCGTAGTGTCGGCGCTCGGCATTGCCGTGTTCGGCAGCCTGTTCGCGACGCAAACCTCGCCCGCCATGCTGATGACGCTCGGCGTGCTGATCACACTGAGCGGCACGCTGCTCTCGGTCGGCTATCACGCGTATCAGACCGAACTCTTCCCGACGCGCTTGCGGGCACGCGCCGTCGGCTTCGTCTATTCGATGTCGCGTCTGTCGGCCATGTTCTCCGGCTTCATGATCGCGTTCGCGCTGCGTCACTTTGGCGTGAGCGGCGTGTTCGCGTTGATCAGCGCGTCGATGGTGATGGTGATGGGCGCGATCGGCATCTTCGGGCCGCGGACCAACAATCTCAATCTCGACGAAATTTCGCATTGA
- a CDS encoding response regulator, with protein sequence MKTILVVDDEFDILTVWRLLLERHGYTVLTASNGAAALEQIRKTRPDIIVSDCMMPIMSGLQLCAALNADPDLRVIPIILCSAAADIPVQPNPRIEYARKPLSFDTLLAMLQRMSA encoded by the coding sequence ATGAAAACCATTCTGGTCGTGGACGACGAGTTCGACATCCTGACAGTCTGGCGGCTGCTGCTGGAGCGGCACGGCTATACCGTCCTGACGGCGTCGAACGGGGCCGCCGCGCTCGAACAGATACGCAAGACCCGGCCTGACATCATCGTGTCGGACTGCATGATGCCGATCATGTCGGGGCTGCAATTGTGCGCGGCGCTGAACGCCGATCCTGATCTGCGCGTCATTCCGATCATTCTGTGCAGCGCGGCCGCGGATATCCCCGTGCAGCCGAATCCCCGCATCGAATACGCGCGTAAGCCGCTTTCATTCGATACGCTGCTGGCCATGCTTCAGCGCATGTCCGCGTAA